In Candidatus Sedimenticola sp. (ex Thyasira tokunagai), the following proteins share a genomic window:
- a CDS encoding DUF2892 domain-containing protein translates to MTVDRMILAFAGFFILLSLALGWQQSPIFHNTNWHWFTAFVGVNLFQSAFTGFCPLAIILKAVGVKSA, encoded by the coding sequence ATGACCGTTGACCGTATGATTCTCGCTTTTGCTGGCTTCTTTATCTTGCTGAGCCTCGCCCTTGGCTGGCAACAGAGCCCAATCTTCCACAACACCAACTGGCACTGGTTCACCGCTTTCGTCGGCGTTAACCTGTTTCAGTCCGCCTTCACCGGTTTCTGCCCACTGGCCATCATCCTGAAGGCTGTGGGTGTAAAGAGCGCCTAA
- a CDS encoding thiamine pyrophosphate-binding protein, with the protein MKMKVSELIVRYMERLGIDHIFGIPGAHILPVYDSLYDSSIEAVLTKHEQGASFMAGGYIRASGKISACIATAGPGATNLVTGVANAYAEKQPLLIITGETPTHIFGKGGLQESSGEGGSIDQTALFKGITQYNRVIERTDYLPQVLKQTSKILLSPNSGPVLLSFPFNIQNELVDADILDSIRTVKREQSFNEASPAIADLSQLIMGAEKPVIIAGYGCMQSGAGEVISHLSELMGIPVTTSLKAKGVISEQSPLSLGSLGVTSDGCAYRYITDEADLLIFLGASFNERTSYLWDKTLLSGKKIAQIDHDFAQLEKVFDADLALNGDIREALEGVARNIEATGNSRALPEQTQHYLSGLRSTSNRDYAQFHSGFSLIEHFFLKLEAHFPKNAVVFDDNIIFAQNFFNVASGNRYYPNSGVSSLGHAIPAAIGAQFHETKSMFAILGDGGFQMCCMEIMTAVNYNKPLNIVVFNNSTMGLIRKNQHQHYQQRYINCDFINPDFEQLARAFGINYKQVAVEADLESLFADYDLSGTINLIEVLIDKDAFPNYSSKR; encoded by the coding sequence ATGAAAATGAAAGTGAGTGAGCTGATCGTCAGGTATATGGAGCGATTGGGTATCGATCATATCTTTGGTATTCCCGGCGCCCATATCCTGCCTGTCTACGACAGCCTCTACGACTCCAGCATTGAGGCAGTGCTGACCAAGCATGAACAGGGTGCCTCCTTTATGGCTGGTGGCTACATCAGGGCTTCCGGCAAAATCTCCGCCTGTATCGCCACCGCCGGCCCCGGCGCCACCAACCTGGTCACCGGCGTCGCCAACGCCTATGCCGAGAAGCAGCCGTTGCTGATCATCACCGGCGAAACACCCACCCATATCTTCGGCAAAGGAGGGCTACAGGAGAGTTCAGGCGAGGGTGGAAGTATTGATCAGACGGCTCTGTTCAAAGGGATTACCCAATACAACCGGGTGATTGAGCGGACCGACTACCTGCCCCAGGTGCTGAAGCAGACCTCGAAGATACTTCTCTCGCCCAACTCCGGCCCGGTGCTGTTGAGCTTTCCCTTCAATATCCAGAATGAACTGGTTGATGCCGACATCCTGGACAGCATCCGTACCGTAAAGCGAGAGCAATCATTCAACGAGGCATCACCCGCCATCGCCGACCTCTCCCAGCTGATTATGGGTGCAGAAAAACCGGTGATTATCGCCGGTTACGGCTGCATGCAGTCGGGGGCGGGAGAGGTAATTTCCCATCTAAGTGAGCTAATGGGTATCCCCGTCACCACCAGCCTCAAGGCCAAGGGGGTGATCAGTGAGCAGTCACCGCTCTCACTAGGCAGCCTCGGCGTCACCTCAGACGGTTGCGCCTACAGGTACATCACCGACGAAGCGGACCTACTGATTTTTCTTGGTGCCAGCTTCAATGAACGCACCAGTTACCTGTGGGACAAGACACTTCTCAGCGGCAAAAAAATCGCGCAGATCGACCATGACTTTGCCCAGCTGGAGAAGGTGTTCGACGCTGATCTGGCACTTAACGGCGATATACGGGAAGCACTGGAAGGAGTGGCTAGAAATATTGAGGCTACAGGAAACTCAAGAGCATTACCCGAACAGACCCAGCACTATCTCTCCGGCCTGAGGAGCACTAGTAACCGCGACTATGCCCAGTTCCACAGCGGTTTCTCCCTGATCGAGCATTTTTTTCTTAAGCTGGAGGCCCACTTTCCCAAGAATGCCGTGGTCTTTGATGACAACATCATCTTTGCTCAGAATTTTTTCAACGTCGCAAGCGGCAATCGCTACTATCCCAACTCCGGCGTCTCCTCACTGGGCCATGCCATTCCCGCCGCCATCGGCGCCCAGTTCCATGAGACCAAGTCAATGTTCGCCATCCTTGGGGATGGTGGCTTTCAGATGTGCTGCATGGAAATCATGACAGCGGTCAACTACAACAAACCATTGAATATCGTCGTTTTCAACAACTCCACCATGGGCCTGATCCGCAAGAATCAGCACCAGCACTACCAGCAACGTTATATCAATTGCGACTTCATCAACCCCGATTTCGAGCAGCTTGCCAGGGCTTTCGGCATCAATTACAAACAGGTGGCCGTCGAGGCGGATCTGGAGTCACTCTTTGCCGACTACGACCTGAGTGGCACCATCAATCTTATTGAGGTGCTGATCGACAAGGACGCCTTCCCTAACTACTCTTCAAAACGCTAA
- the dusA gene encoding tRNA dihydrouridine(20/20a) synthase DusA has translation MTIAPLSRRLSIAPMLDWTDRYCRYFLRLITQNTLLYTEMVTTGAIIHGDRPRHLDFFDEEHPVALQLGGSDPADLALCARLGETWGYDEINLNVGCPSDRVQSGRFGACLMMTPQVVSDGVKAMRDAVSIDVTVKHRIGVDEHDSYEALCDFVGTVADAGCSTFIVHARKAWLQGLSPKENREIPPLSYETVYRLKDDFPSLEIIINGGILTLDGAERHLERVDGVMIGREAYHNPWILLEADRQLYGNNHPLPSRHQLIEQLMPFVEREFAAGVQISKITRHILGLFNGQPGARAWRRHISENAHRRGAGPEVILEAAKRVPTE, from the coding sequence ATGACCATAGCACCATTAAGTCGCCGCCTCTCAATCGCCCCGATGCTGGACTGGACCGATCGCTACTGCCGCTATTTTCTGCGCCTGATCACACAGAACACCCTGCTCTATACCGAGATGGTGACTACCGGGGCCATTATTCATGGTGATCGCCCGCGGCATCTCGATTTCTTTGACGAGGAGCATCCCGTCGCCCTGCAACTGGGGGGAAGTGACCCTGCCGATCTTGCCCTGTGTGCACGGCTGGGTGAGACCTGGGGCTATGATGAGATCAACCTCAACGTCGGCTGCCCTTCTGACAGAGTGCAGTCCGGGCGTTTTGGCGCCTGCCTGATGATGACACCGCAGGTGGTGTCCGACGGTGTCAAGGCGATGCGTGATGCCGTCTCTATCGACGTCACAGTCAAGCACCGTATCGGTGTGGATGAGCACGACAGCTATGAAGCGTTGTGCGATTTTGTCGGCACAGTCGCTGATGCAGGCTGCAGCACCTTTATCGTCCACGCCCGCAAAGCCTGGCTGCAGGGATTGAGCCCCAAGGAGAACCGTGAGATCCCACCACTAAGTTATGAGACGGTTTACCGGCTAAAAGACGACTTCCCATCCCTTGAGATCATTATCAACGGCGGCATCCTGACCCTGGATGGGGCCGAAAGGCACCTGGAGCGTGTTGATGGGGTGATGATCGGCCGGGAGGCCTACCATAATCCCTGGATTCTGCTGGAGGCGGACCGGCAGCTCTATGGGAACAACCACCCTCTGCCCAGCCGCCACCAGTTGATTGAGCAGCTGATGCCGTTTGTGGAGCGAGAGTTTGCCGCAGGCGTCCAGATAAGCAAGATCACCCGCCATATCCTCGGACTTTTCAACGGTCAACCGGGAGCCCGCGCCTGGCGGCGTCATATCAGTGAGAACGCACACCGCAGAGGAGCGGGGCCTGAGGTGATTCTGGAAGCGGCAAAACGGGTACCTACAGAATGA
- the rimO gene encoding 30S ribosomal protein S12 methylthiotransferase RimO, whose protein sequence is MDENLPQIGFVSLGCPKNLVDSERILTQLRAEGYGIAPSYEGADLVVVNTCGFIDAAVEESLEAIGEALSRNGQVIVTGCLGVNEADVRKAHPDVLAVTGPHAYEEVMTAIHNHAAPPHDPYTSLVPPQGVKLTPRHYAYLKISEGCNHHCSFCIIPQLRGDLVSRPIGEVVQEAENLVDAGVRELLVVSQDTSAYGIDLKYRPDLLGGDLVKTRLKELSQELGEFQAWVRLMYVYPYPSVDELIPLMAEGHILPYLDMPLQHGDEAVLRAMKRPAATEKVLDRIAGWRKICPDLTLRSTFIVGFPGETESRFETLLDFLREAQLDRVGAFAYSPVVGAPANQLPDQIPEEVQQARLARFMEVQAEISSAKLAAKVGREMVVLVDEVGEEGVIARSEADAPEIDGNVIIEGDWELDPGDFIQVKITGSDEHDLFAEPVE, encoded by the coding sequence ATGGATGAGAACCTTCCCCAGATCGGCTTTGTCAGCCTTGGCTGCCCGAAAAATCTGGTCGACTCAGAACGTATCCTTACACAGCTACGTGCCGAAGGTTATGGTATTGCGCCCTCCTATGAGGGTGCTGATCTGGTGGTGGTCAACACTTGCGGTTTTATTGATGCAGCGGTGGAGGAGTCCCTGGAAGCCATCGGTGAGGCGCTTAGCCGCAACGGTCAGGTGATTGTCACCGGTTGTCTCGGTGTCAACGAGGCCGATGTACGCAAGGCGCACCCCGATGTGCTGGCGGTAACCGGTCCCCACGCCTACGAGGAGGTGATGACGGCAATTCACAACCACGCCGCCCCTCCCCATGACCCCTACACCAGCTTGGTGCCGCCCCAAGGGGTCAAACTGACGCCACGTCACTACGCCTACCTGAAAATCTCCGAGGGGTGCAATCACCACTGCAGTTTTTGCATTATTCCGCAATTACGGGGTGATCTTGTGAGTCGTCCCATCGGCGAAGTGGTGCAGGAGGCGGAAAACCTGGTAGATGCCGGAGTACGCGAACTGCTGGTGGTTTCACAGGACACCAGCGCCTATGGCATTGATCTGAAATACCGCCCTGATCTGCTCGGTGGCGATCTGGTAAAAACCCGACTGAAAGAGTTGAGTCAAGAGCTGGGCGAGTTTCAGGCGTGGGTACGACTGATGTATGTCTACCCCTACCCCAGTGTCGATGAGCTGATCCCCCTGATGGCGGAGGGACATATCCTCCCCTATCTGGATATGCCGCTGCAACATGGTGATGAGGCCGTACTGCGGGCGATGAAACGCCCGGCGGCGACCGAGAAAGTACTGGATCGCATTGCCGGCTGGCGCAAGATCTGTCCGGATCTCACTCTGCGCAGTACCTTTATCGTCGGTTTTCCAGGCGAAACAGAGAGCCGGTTTGAGACTCTGCTCGATTTTCTGCGCGAGGCACAGTTGGATCGGGTGGGGGCATTTGCCTACTCCCCGGTGGTGGGTGCCCCTGCCAACCAACTCCCAGATCAGATCCCCGAAGAGGTGCAGCAGGCGCGCCTGGCCCGCTTTATGGAGGTTCAGGCAGAGATCAGTTCAGCCAAACTTGCCGCCAAGGTGGGCCGGGAGATGGTTGTACTGGTGGACGAGGTGGGTGAAGAGGGTGTGATTGCCCGCAGTGAGGCTGATGCACCGGAGATCGACGGCAATGTTATTATAGAGGGCGACTGGGAACTCGATCCCGGTGACTTTATACAGGTAAAGATCACCGGCTCAGACGAGCATGACCTGTTCGCTGAGCCGGTGGAGTAA
- a CDS encoding EAL domain-containing protein, which yields MSSKYFRHYSLSIGALTVSIVATLIWSGFTLSKRIADIDRLWVEYSQRAIVASGALNRINTSLGYGGFIHNFKNYILRQEPQLIPQIEEDLHTARSAIASYRALEISTQEAEALQSVENMVNDYEEKFRLTRQLVTRGDTPSQIDARVRIDDLPALESILQLANQALERSSNKELETNEALKQTTHLIKWAGLLIPFVLLVGITTILFIRYVMQSNDKLETEQRYLDNLLDVAPDPMLTTDNQGRIIRANSEAAKLFGYSRDELCRMLVEDLIPTELRHKHTAYRRDYFHNPGLKHFSEKRPLTALTRDGRKIPVDISLSFLERGGELQAIATVRDTSKWIMAEEALRSARDELEQRVAQRTTDLAEAQRIAHIGNWRWCLETGELQSSVEVERIFGEPPATTCSSLEECFGLIHPDDQMAIRSSIRPVQTDPGQSCDVEFRITRLDGGKRYLHLRGESAVNEEGEVTHLIGTLQDITERKEAEQELRLADNVFSGTTEGIVVTNAEGTILRVNDAFTGITGYSAKEAIGRTPSILRSHRHDQAFYQELWSRLITTRHWEGEIWNRRKSGSLIPVRQSITAITDAKGEISQYIGIFSDITERKMSEERIRHLAHYDALTDLPNRLLFNARCEHALTRARRDGHQVAVLFMDLDRFKHINDSLGHPVGDALLKAVAERLTTVLREQDTVGRLGGDEFAVVVDEIGHPDDAALIAGKLLSVLNEPIKIGTYELHISTSVGISIFPDDAEDVPSLLKNADAAMYRAKDLGRSNYQYYTAELTEAAFDRIQLEGQLKLALEREQLYLHYQPQYSLTSGELTGCEALVRWQHPELGNIPPDKFIPLAEETGIIQALGQWVLVTACRQMKTWRDDGLEAGRIAVNLSGAQVQRDKIVEVVKLALEETGLDAQHLELEVTESFVMGYAEQAVSVLEGLENLGINLAIDDFGTGYSSLSYLKRLPFHKLKIDRSFVRDVPQDTNDEAIVRAVIALGNSMQLKVIAEGAETKGQIDFLKKEGCHEVQGYFLSRPLPANEVENVIRLHQANK from the coding sequence GTGAGTAGCAAATACTTCAGGCACTACTCGCTCTCTATCGGCGCTCTGACGGTCAGTATCGTTGCCACACTGATCTGGTCCGGCTTCACCCTGAGCAAACGGATAGCCGACATCGATAGGCTTTGGGTGGAGTACAGTCAGCGCGCCATTGTGGCCTCCGGTGCACTCAATCGCATCAACACCAGCCTTGGTTACGGCGGTTTCATCCATAACTTCAAGAACTACATTCTTAGGCAAGAGCCTCAACTGATTCCTCAGATTGAGGAGGATCTGCACACCGCACGTAGCGCCATCGCCTCTTACCGTGCGCTGGAGATCAGCACTCAGGAAGCGGAGGCACTACAGTCGGTAGAGAACATGGTGAACGACTACGAGGAGAAGTTTCGACTCACTCGACAACTGGTGACACGGGGAGATACCCCCAGCCAAATCGATGCACGGGTACGGATTGACGACCTGCCGGCACTTGAATCTATCCTGCAACTCGCGAACCAGGCGCTGGAGAGGAGTAGCAACAAGGAGCTGGAAACCAACGAAGCACTAAAACAGACGACCCATCTAATCAAATGGGCGGGACTACTGATCCCCTTTGTACTGCTGGTCGGCATCACCACCATCCTCTTTATCAGGTATGTAATGCAATCCAATGACAAACTGGAAACAGAACAGCGCTACCTGGATAACCTGTTGGACGTTGCCCCTGACCCGATGCTGACCACTGATAACCAGGGGCGTATCATCCGCGCCAACAGTGAGGCGGCAAAGTTGTTCGGCTATAGCCGGGATGAGCTGTGCAGAATGCTGGTTGAGGATTTGATTCCGACCGAGCTCCGCCATAAACACACCGCCTACCGCAGAGACTATTTCCATAATCCGGGGTTAAAGCATTTTAGTGAAAAGCGTCCACTGACCGCCCTAACCCGTGACGGTAGAAAAATACCCGTGGACATCAGCTTGAGTTTTCTTGAACGGGGGGGGGAGCTCCAGGCGATAGCCACTGTCCGTGACACCTCCAAGTGGATCATGGCTGAGGAGGCTCTCCGCAGTGCCAGGGATGAACTGGAGCAGCGGGTGGCACAGCGTACCACCGATCTGGCTGAAGCTCAGCGTATCGCCCATATCGGCAACTGGCGCTGGTGTCTCGAAACAGGCGAGTTACAAAGTTCGGTAGAGGTAGAGCGAATTTTTGGTGAACCCCCAGCCACCACCTGCAGCTCACTTGAGGAGTGTTTCGGCCTCATCCACCCGGATGACCAGATGGCTATCCGCAGTAGTATCAGGCCGGTGCAAACAGATCCCGGACAATCCTGTGATGTTGAGTTTCGTATCACCCGGCTCGATGGAGGTAAACGTTATCTACATCTAAGGGGAGAGAGTGCTGTCAATGAAGAGGGTGAAGTAACTCACCTGATTGGAACACTGCAGGACATCACCGAAAGAAAAGAGGCTGAGCAGGAACTGCGTCTGGCAGATAATGTCTTCAGCGGCACCACCGAGGGGATAGTAGTTACCAATGCAGAGGGTACCATTCTGCGGGTCAACGACGCCTTTACCGGAATCACCGGCTATAGCGCCAAAGAGGCGATAGGCCGCACCCCAAGTATTCTCCGCTCCCACCGACATGACCAGGCCTTCTACCAGGAGCTTTGGTCCCGCTTGATCACTACCAGGCATTGGGAGGGAGAGATCTGGAACCGTCGAAAAAGCGGCAGCCTGATTCCTGTCAGGCAGAGCATAACCGCCATCACCGATGCCAAGGGCGAAATCAGTCAGTACATAGGTATTTTCTCTGACATCACCGAGAGGAAAATGTCGGAGGAGCGTATCCGCCATCTCGCCCATTACGATGCGCTCACCGACCTGCCCAACCGCCTGCTGTTCAACGCGCGCTGTGAGCATGCGCTGACCCGTGCCCGACGGGATGGGCACCAAGTTGCTGTGCTTTTCATGGACCTTGACCGATTCAAACACATCAACGACAGTCTGGGGCATCCAGTAGGTGACGCCCTGCTAAAAGCGGTAGCTGAAAGATTGACTACCGTATTGAGGGAACAAGACACTGTAGGACGCCTCGGCGGTGATGAGTTCGCCGTGGTGGTGGATGAGATAGGTCATCCGGATGATGCCGCCCTGATCGCCGGTAAGCTGCTATCGGTATTAAACGAGCCAATAAAGATCGGTACCTATGAACTGCACATCTCCACCAGTGTCGGCATCAGTATCTTCCCGGATGATGCTGAAGATGTGCCCAGTCTGCTGAAAAACGCCGATGCCGCCATGTATCGAGCAAAAGACTTGGGGCGCTCCAACTACCAGTACTACACTGCTGAACTAACCGAAGCGGCCTTTGATAGAATCCAACTGGAAGGTCAGCTTAAACTTGCACTGGAACGAGAGCAGCTCTACCTTCATTACCAACCCCAGTACTCCCTCACCAGCGGGGAGCTGACCGGCTGTGAAGCGCTGGTACGCTGGCAGCACCCTGAGCTGGGTAACATCCCCCCGGACAAATTCATCCCTCTCGCCGAAGAGACCGGCATCATTCAAGCACTCGGTCAGTGGGTGCTGGTCACCGCCTGCCGACAGATGAAGACGTGGCGGGATGACGGCCTGGAAGCCGGTCGGATAGCGGTCAATCTGTCGGGAGCCCAGGTACAACGCGATAAGATCGTCGAGGTGGTCAAATTGGCGCTGGAGGAGACGGGCCTCGATGCACAACACCTGGAGCTGGAGGTGACTGAGAGTTTTGTTATGGGCTACGCAGAACAGGCGGTCAGTGTATTGGAGGGACTGGAGAACTTGGGCATCAACCTCGCCATCGACGATTTCGGCACCGGTTACTCCTCTCTCAGTTACCTTAAGCGCCTGCCGTTCCACAAACTTAAGATCGACCGGTCATTTGTCCGTGACGTACCCCAGGACACAAACGATGAGGCGATTGTGCGCGCCGTCATCGCTCTCGGCAACAGCATGCAACTTAAGGTGATCGCTGAGGGTGCGGAGACCAAGGGGCAGATCGACTTTCTCAAAAAAGAGGGGTGCCATGAAGTACAGGGCTACTTCCTCAGCCGACCACTGCCGGCCAACGAAGTCGAAAATGTGATCCGGCTTCACCAGGCAAACAAATAG
- a CDS encoding class I SAM-dependent methyltransferase, which translates to MTIETLTLLLLVLLFPLLLYLLRRVNRGINLLEEWRQEHDEGGELFNQMESYLFLRDRLNLRQGLPYTRDWSAAPDFLKLIVEHALATKPLMVMECSSGLTTLMLGRCCQLNGKGRVYSLENGESYAEKTREHIERYGLSEYVSVIHAPLQKGAVKGSEYQWYALDDLPQGSIDMLVVDGPPGFIQKHSRYPALPLLFDKLSDNCVIFLDDAARPEERELVEMWLAEYPQLRHEYIKTERGCSVLTLNNGERELPG; encoded by the coding sequence ATGACTATTGAGACACTGACTCTTTTACTGCTGGTGCTGCTATTTCCCCTGCTGCTCTATCTGCTGCGCCGGGTGAATCGCGGCATAAATCTGCTGGAAGAGTGGCGACAGGAGCATGATGAGGGCGGTGAACTATTCAACCAGATGGAGTCCTATCTTTTTCTGCGTGATAGGTTGAATCTGCGGCAGGGGCTCCCCTATACCCGGGACTGGTCGGCGGCCCCCGATTTTCTCAAGCTTATCGTCGAACATGCGCTGGCGACAAAGCCGTTGATGGTGATGGAGTGCAGCAGTGGGCTGACCACACTGATGCTGGGCCGCTGCTGTCAACTTAATGGCAAGGGTCGGGTCTACAGCCTGGAGAACGGTGAGTCGTATGCCGAAAAAACACGAGAGCATATCGAGCGCTATGGGCTGTCGGAGTACGTTTCAGTTATCCACGCGCCATTGCAGAAGGGAGCCGTCAAAGGCAGTGAGTATCAGTGGTACGCTCTGGATGATTTGCCCCAGGGTTCGATCGATATGCTGGTGGTTGATGGCCCTCCGGGTTTTATTCAGAAGCATTCACGCTATCCTGCACTGCCGCTACTGTTTGACAAGCTGTCTGACAACTGCGTGATTTTTCTCGACGATGCCGCCCGACCTGAAGAGAGGGAGCTGGTAGAGATGTGGTTGGCGGAGTATCCACAGTTGCGTCATGAATATATCAAGACCGAGAGGGGGTGTTCGGTGTTGACTCTTAACAATGGGGAGCGCGAACTACCTGGCTGA
- a CDS encoding AAA family ATPase: MSPDDNRRLITALRNSAPREGTEVIETHISTVLLVGDYAYKIKKPLDLGFLDFSTLQRRHHFCEEEVRLNGRLAPDTYLDVVAITGTVAAPQLGGEGEAIEYAVRMRRFPAEGLLSQHADLLTTEMLDTIADRLACFHGEVDVAGADVGYGDPEILIEPMRHNFDQVDRLVDDAVAVERVTRLAHWTEERYQQLHGQLLKRKAEGAIRECHGDLHLGNITLVEGEALIFDGIEFSPELRWIDTMSELAFLTMDLEERGRSDLSGRLLNRYLELTGDYGGVGVFRFYQVYRAMVRAKVSVIRLRQESVDETERRQMMVDFNTYIDLAEHYTRVQAPALVITHGLSGSGKSTQAARCIEALPAVRLRSDVERKRLAGPASAEMSDSALDGGIYTAEFSRQTYERLLELAAGVVEAGFIAIVDATFLKQGQRWPFQQLAERTAVPFIILDFDVPERELRVRIERRLQEGADPSEANLQVLAQQIATEEPLTVEEQTHALTLGEAPLNPTYLKACLNSG; the protein is encoded by the coding sequence GTGTCTCCTGATGATAATCGCCGTCTGATCACTGCCTTACGGAACTCCGCACCTCGGGAGGGGACGGAGGTGATAGAGACCCATATCTCTACGGTTCTGCTGGTGGGTGACTACGCCTATAAGATCAAAAAGCCCTTGGATCTCGGCTTTCTCGACTTCTCCACTCTGCAGCGCCGTCACCACTTCTGTGAAGAGGAGGTGCGACTCAACGGCCGTCTGGCACCTGATACCTATCTCGATGTGGTGGCGATTACCGGCACCGTAGCGGCTCCGCAGTTGGGCGGGGAGGGTGAGGCCATTGAGTATGCCGTTAGGATGAGACGCTTCCCGGCCGAGGGGTTGCTATCTCAGCATGCGGACCTGCTGACCACCGAAATGCTGGATACCATTGCAGATCGTCTGGCCTGCTTCCATGGTGAGGTCGATGTGGCCGGTGCTGATGTTGGTTATGGCGATCCTGAAATATTGATTGAACCTATGCGGCACAACTTTGATCAGGTTGACCGCTTGGTTGATGATGCCGTCGCTGTCGAGCGGGTGACCCGGCTGGCGCACTGGACCGAAGAGCGTTATCAGCAGCTCCATGGTCAGTTGCTCAAGCGCAAGGCAGAAGGCGCTATCCGTGAGTGCCACGGTGACCTTCACCTGGGTAATATCACCCTGGTTGAGGGCGAGGCGCTGATCTTCGACGGTATCGAATTCAGCCCTGAGCTGCGCTGGATAGATACCATGAGTGAACTCGCCTTCCTTACCATGGATCTGGAGGAGCGGGGGCGGAGTGATCTCAGCGGCAGGCTGCTCAACCGCTACCTGGAGCTGACAGGCGATTACGGGGGAGTGGGTGTATTTCGTTTCTACCAGGTCTATCGCGCCATGGTGCGGGCCAAGGTGTCTGTGATACGTCTAAGACAGGAGAGTGTGGACGAGACGGAGCGGCGGCAGATGATGGTGGATTTCAACACCTATATTGATCTGGCCGAGCACTATACCCGGGTGCAGGCCCCGGCCCTGGTGATCACTCACGGCCTCTCCGGTTCAGGCAAGAGCACCCAGGCCGCCCGTTGCATCGAAGCGCTACCTGCCGTGCGCCTGCGCTCGGATGTGGAGCGCAAGCGACTGGCTGGGCCGGCCTCTGCAGAAATGAGTGACTCGGCGTTGGATGGTGGTATCTATACCGCCGAGTTCTCACGCCAAACCTATGAGCGGCTGCTTGAGTTGGCGGCTGGGGTAGTGGAAGCCGGTTTTATCGCCATTGTCGACGCCACCTTTCTCAAACAGGGGCAGCGGTGGCCGTTTCAGCAGCTGGCGGAGAGGACGGCTGTGCCCTTCATTATTCTCGATTTTGACGTACCGGAGAGGGAGTTGCGGGTGCGTATAGAGAGACGACTGCAGGAGGGCGCTGATCCTTCAGAGGCCAACCTTCAGGTGTTGGCGCAGCAGATCGCCACTGAGGAGCCGCTTACCGTTGAGGAGCAAACCCATGCGCTGACACTGGGGGAGGCTCCTCTCAATCCCACCTACCTCAAGGCCTGCCTGAACAGCGGGTAA
- a CDS encoding cupin domain-containing protein encodes MKTQIKDRPAYLTKDGSEIRELLHPDHHSVTNQSLAEARIPAGVTTHLHRHHRSEEIYHITSGTGVMRLEDKVFSVTTGDSVLISPGTAHSITNNGKKTLVVLCCCAPAYSHEDTELLSQASEFISPPLPQEGWGEGS; translated from the coding sequence ATGAAAACTCAGATTAAGGACAGACCGGCCTATCTCACTAAAGACGGCTCGGAGATCCGTGAACTTCTGCATCCGGACCACCATAGCGTGACCAACCAGAGCCTTGCCGAGGCCAGAATTCCAGCCGGAGTAACCACTCACCTGCATCGCCACCACCGGAGTGAGGAGATCTACCACATCACCTCTGGTACAGGGGTAATGCGGTTGGAGGATAAAGTGTTTTCGGTAACCACTGGGGACAGTGTGCTTATCTCACCGGGTACCGCACACTCAATTACCAATAATGGGAAAAAGACACTGGTCGTGCTCTGCTGTTGCGCACCCGCTTATAGCCATGAGGATACAGAGTTACTATCTCAAGCTTCGGAGTTCATTAGCCCCCCTCTCCCTCAGGAGGGTTGGGGTGAGGGGAGTTGA
- a CDS encoding DUF4202 domain-containing protein — protein MPQQTPFEKTVELIDAANREDPNMESSGGESVPKELLYGERMSEMIGRFMPDADEVGRIAVRAQHIERWKSPRDAFPMNREGYFRWRTQLYKFHADTVAGLMAEAGYDEASIERVRKAVGKKAVKINRDTQLLEDVAALVFIEHYMQAFADKHPEYSEEKWIDIILKTWKKMSKSGQQFALSGSLKLPEPLVPLIQKALA, from the coding sequence ATGCCTCAACAAACCCCATTTGAAAAGACCGTCGAACTGATTGATGCCGCCAACCGCGAAGATCCAAATATGGAGAGCAGCGGTGGTGAGTCTGTCCCCAAAGAGTTGCTCTATGGAGAGCGGATGTCGGAGATGATTGGACGTTTTATGCCGGATGCCGACGAGGTGGGAAGGATTGCGGTGCGGGCACAACACATTGAGCGCTGGAAATCTCCCCGTGACGCCTTCCCGATGAACCGCGAGGGCTACTTCCGATGGCGAACCCAGCTCTATAAATTTCATGCTGATACCGTTGCCGGACTGATGGCTGAGGCCGGTTACGACGAAGCATCCATCGAACGGGTACGAAAAGCCGTGGGGAAAAAGGCGGTGAAGATCAACCGTGATACCCAACTGCTGGAGGATGTCGCCGCACTGGTCTTTATCGAGCACTACATGCAGGCGTTTGCCGACAAACATCCGGAGTACAGTGAGGAGAAGTGGATCGATATCATCCTCAAAACCTGGAAGAAGATGTCGAAGAGTGGGCAGCAGTTCGCGCTCTCCGGCAGCTTAAAGCTCCCTGAACCTTTGGTTCCGCTGATCCAGAAGGCATTGGCTTGA